The sequence below is a genomic window from Ensifer adhaerens.
CAATCTTGTTGTGCTGGCTACGGCAGATCACGGCAAATTCATCGCCGCCCAGCCTTGCGGCGAACAAACGCTCCGATTTCAGCGCTCCCAGTCGCTCGCCGATTTCCGCGAGAACCGTGTCACCGGCCGAATGCCCCCAGATGTCGTTAATCTCCTTGAAGCGGTCGAGGTCCATGCCGATAAAGGCGAAGCCGTTGCCGCTTTCATCCGCTTCCCGAATACGGGCAAGAAGTTTTTCGGAGAAGTTCTGCCGGTTGGGCAAGCCCGTGAGCCCATCATAAAGCGCCATCTGATTCAGCTTCCGATCCGAATCGCTGCGAAGGCGCTGATCGATGAGGAAGGAGGTCAGCCCGGTTCCTGCAATTACAACGCAGGCCAGAGCGATCGCCAGCGCCATAACCGTGTAGGAGCCCTGATAGACTACTGTACCGCGAAGCACCAGGGGCGTCACTTTCAGAGCGGCCATGCCGGTGAAGTGGAGTCCGACAATCCCGAGCGCAAAGAGCCCGGCCGCCTTTTCCGGCCTTGCCCGAACGCCCTGTCGTTTCATGAGTTCGAATGCAATCGTCGCGGCGATCACAATCACCATGACCGAGGTCGCGATGCGGCTCCTGTCCCAATTGACCAGCCCATCTATGTGATAGGCGCTCATCCCGACATAGTGCATGGATGCAACGCCAAGGCCGGCGATCACGCCCCCCGTTGCGGTGCTCAATGAAAGGATGGGCAGGATCGAGACCGAAAGTCCGACAAAGACGCTGCCAATGACGATGAGCAGCGAGACAATTGTCAGCACCGGATCAAAGGTGACAGGTGCGCCGCTCTTGAAGGCCAGCATGGATATAAAATGGGTCGACCACACGGACGAGCCGGCCGTTGTTGCGGCGAGAAAATTCCAGCCGAAGCTGGTCAGACTCCTGTCCTGCAGGCCGCGGTCGAACAGACGGAAAGACAGCCAGCTTCCGAGAATGCAAATGATGGCTGCAAGCGCCACGAGTTTGAGGTCATGCTCTACGGTGATACAGGAAATAACGTCGAGCATATAAATTCTCGCGACAATGGATGAGCGTTCATTGCAGGTACAGCTTAAGATTCATCTAATTCCCTTATAAATTAGGGGTTTAATTGCCGGTTTTTCTGGTTAGGCAGGCTTGGCACTTTAAATGCAACCTGAAGGTTCCCAATTGCGTTAAGAGGGTTTGTTCCGAGGAATAGGCGAAGCTGTAGTATGGCATTCAAAGCGAGTGGAAATTCCTATTATAAGGGCCCTGTGACAGATCATTTTGACGGCAACCGATTTTACAACCCGGCCGGTGTCGAGCCCGGCGGATTGTCCAAGGTTCTGCAATGGCGGTTTCGCGAAAAGCCGCAGCCCTGGCCCCCCGCCGTCGACTCCCCGTTCCCCAAGGCGAAGCCCGAAATTCGTCTGGAAGGACACCGTCTGCGGCTCACCATGGTTGGCCATGCGTCGATGCTGATCCAGACTCATGGCTTTTCGATCCTCACCGATCCTGTCTGGTCGGAACGCGTGAGCCCCTTCACTTTTGCGGGGCCGAAGCGCGCCAACGAGCCAGGCATCCGGTTCGAAGATCTTCCCCCGATCGATGTCGTCATCGTCTCGCACAATCATTATGACCATCTGGATATTGCGACGCTGAAGCGGCTGGTGCGCGTCCATAATCCGTTGATCGTCACGCCGCTTGGCAACGACACGATTATTCGGCGTTCGATCGCCGATGCCCGCATCCGGACAATGGACTGGGGCGATCGGTTCGACTTCGGCCACGGCCTCGTCTTCCATTGCGAGCCCGCGCACCACTGGTCGGCGCGCGGTGTGAACGATCGTCGCTTTGCATTGTGGGCCGCCTTCGTCCTTGAGACGCCTGGCGGGCTGATCTACCATATCGGCGATACCGGCTTTCACGATGGCATCAACTATCGGGCGGCGGGCGAGAAATACGGCCGATTCAGGCTCGCCATCCTGCCCATCGGGGCCTATGAACCGCGCTGGTTCATGAAGGCCCAGCACCAGAATCCGGAAGAAGCGGTGGAGGGCATGAGGCTCTGCAACGCCGCCTATGCGGCGGGTCACCACTGGTTCACGTTTCAACTCACGAACGAGAATATCTATCATCCCGAGCGGGAGCTTCATGCCGCGCTTCATGCCGCCGGCATCTCGCGGGAGCGATTTCCGGCACTGCAGCCGGGCGCGGTTTTCGACGTGCCGCAGGTGTGATACCTTCTCCTCTGGAAATTACCGGGTTTTTCCGCCATATAAGCGGGAAATGCGGGCGCTGGCCCGAACGGTCGAGAAGAAAGCGAAATCATGTCTGAACGCGTCCCCTTTGCGAAGATGAACGGGCTTGGCAACAAGATCCTCGTCATCGACATGCGCGGCCGCAAGGACAGGGTGACGCCGGCGGCTGCGATCGCGCTCGACGGCGGCCCGGCGACCAAGTTCGATCAGATCATGGCGATCCACGATCCGAAGCTCGACGGCACGGATGCCTATATCGACATTCTCAACTGCGACGGCACCCGCGCGCAGGCCTGCGGCAACGGTACGCGCTGCGTGGTGCAGGCGCTGGCGGCCGAGACTGGCAAGCAGACCTTCACCTTCCAGACGATCGCCGGCATTCTCAATGCCAAGGAACATGAGAATGGGCTGATTTCGGTCGATATGGGCGAGCCCGTTTTCGACTGGGACCGCATTCCGTTGGCTGAAGAGTTTCACGACACAAGCCGGATCGAACTGCAGATCGGGCCGATCGACAATCCGGTCCTGCATTCGCCCTCCGTCATGTCGATGGGCAATCCGCATGCGGTGTTCTGGGTCGAGAACGATGTCTGGTCATACGATCTCGAAAAGTTTGGCCCTCTGCTTGAGAACCATCCGATCTTTCCCGAGCGCTGCAACATCACCATCGCGCAGGTGACCTCGCCGACGTCGATGACGACGCGCACCTGGGAGCGCGGCGCTGGCCTGACGCTGGCCTGTGGGTCCGCCGCCTGCTCGGCTGCAGTGAGCGGCGCGCGCACGGGCCGCACCGGCCGCAAGGTGACGATCAATGTCGCGAGCGCTATCCCGCCCGGTTCGCTGGAACTGGAGTGGCGGCTCGACAACCATGTCGTCATGACCGGCCCCGCCACGTGGGAATGGTCCGGCACGGTCGATCCGGTGACCGGTGAATGGCAGGCCGACGAGGCGGTTGCGGTTTGAGCAGCGTCGAGGTCATAACCTTCGGCTGCCGTCTCAATATCTACGAATCCGAAGTCATGAAGGCCGAGGCTGCCAAAGCCGGGCTGACGGATGCCATTCTCGTCAACACCTGCGCCGTGACGGCTGAGGCTGTCCGGCAGGCCCGGCAGGCAATCCGCCGTGCGCGGCGTGAGAACCCTTCCACCCGCATCGTCGTCACCGGCTGCGCCGCACAGGTGGCCGCGCATGATTTTGCCGCCATGCCGGAAGTCGATGCGGTGATCGGCAATGACGACAAGCTGAAAGCGGAGGCTTACCGAGCATTGCCCGATTTCGGCGTGTCGGCGCAGGAAAAGGCCCGCGTCAACGACATCATGAGCGTGACAGAGACTGCGCCGCAGATGGTGCGGCTGATCGACGGGCATGTGCGCGCCTTTGTGCAGGTCCAAAACGGCTGCGACCATCGCTGCACCTTCTGCATCATCCCCTATGGCCGCGGCAATTCGCGCTCGGTGCCGATGGGCGCGGTGGTCGATCAGGTGCGCGAGCTTGCGGCGTCCGGCTACCGGGAAGTGGTGCTGACCGGCGTGGATGCGACCTCCTACGGAAGCGACCTGCCGGGTGCGCCGACGCTGGGCCTGCTGGCAAAGACAATCCTGAAGCAGGTTCCGGAAATCCGGCGATTGCGGCTGTCCTCCATCGACTCCATCGAGGCGGACCGGCACCTGATGGACCTGATTGCCGACGAGCCGCGCTTCATGCCGCATCTGCATCTGTCCCTGCAGCATGGCGACGATCTGATCCTGAAGCGCATGAAGCGTCGGCACGCACGCGCCGATGCGCTGGCCTTCTGCGCCGATGTGCGCCGGCTGCGGCCGGACATGGCCTTTGGGGCCGATATCATCGCCGGCTTTCCGACGGAGACGGAAGAGGCTTTTGGCAATTCGCTCGCACTTGCGGAAGAGATCGGCATTGCGCACCTGCACGTCTTCCCCTTCAGCCCGCGCGAGGGAACGCCCGCCGCTCGGATGCCGCAGCTTGACCGGCGTCTTGTGAAGGAGCGGGCCGCGCGGCTGCGGGAACTCGGCGAACGGCTCGCTCAGGCGCATCTTGCCGCCATGGCCGGCACGCGCCAGATCGTGCTTGCCGAACGCGGCGGCTTGGCGCATACCGAAAACTTCACGAGCGTCAGGACGCCGGACATGGCACCGGGAACCTTTGCCGAGGTCACGATTTCCGGTCATGATGGCAAGCATCTGATTTACGCAAACGCCGCCCACGCGGCCTGAACCCAGACGGACGAGAAATGGCGCTCGGTTTCATCAAGAAAGTCTTCTCCTTCGGCAAGAAGGACGACGAGGCGGCCAGACCGTCCGAGGTTGTCGAGACGGCTGCTTCTCAGCCAATCTCCCCCCCTGAGGGGGAGATGCCCGGCAGGGCAGAGGGGGGTGCTCCAAGCGCTGATGTTCGCGTCGAAGCTGCTCGTGAAGCCGCCGCCGAAACCCACGACGTCGACCTCACCAAGGAAGAGGCCATCGAGCGCACCGAATGGGACGCCGATCTTCCTGACCCAGCGCCTGCACCGGGTATTTCGCAAGAAACGGCGGAAGAGTTCGCCGCCGAGCACGCGCCTGCCGAAGAACCCGTGCATGTCACCGATATTGATCACGAAGAGGCCGAAGCGCTGGCCGATTGGGATGCCGGCATGCCGGAACCCGAGCCGGAAGCCGCAACGCCTCTCTCCCCCCTTGAGGGGGAGATGTCGTTGCAGCCGACAGAGGCGGATGCTCCGGGTGTCGAAGCCGCTGCTGAAAAGCCTGCGGAGTCCGCGCCCGAATCCCTTGCTGAACCGTCGCCCCCTCATCCGGCCCTTCGGGCCACCTTCTCCCCTGGGGGAGAAGAGGGAGGTTCCACGCCTGCGCTCCCCAAGGGTTTCGCCTCCGCTGCCGATCGCAAGGCCGAGCCCGCGGCACCGGCTCCCGCGCCCAAACAATCCTGGTTCCAGCGCCTCAAGGCCGGCCTTTTCCGCACCTCGTCGCAACTGACGCAGCAGATTTCCTCGCTCTTCACCAAGCGCAAGCTGGATGACGATACGCTGGAGGAACTGGAAGAGCTGCTGATCCGCGCCGATCTCGGTGTCGAGACGGCGATGCGCGTGACCGGCGCGCTATCCGCCGAGCGTTACGGACGCGACGTGACCGGCGAGGATGTAAGCCGCATCATGGCCGGCGAAATCGAGAAGGTTCTGGCGCCTGTGGCCAAGCCGCTGGAACTCGATCTCAATCACAAGCCGCATGTCATCCTCGTCGTCGGTGTCAACGGCACGGGCAAGACCACGACCATCGGCAAGCTGGCCGCCAAGCTTTCCGGTGCGGGGCTCAAGGTCATGCTGGCCGCCGGCGACACGTTCCGCGCGGCCGCCATCGAGCAGCTGAAGATCTGGGCGGGGCGCACGGGCTCCGAATTCATCGGCACGCAACTGGGCGCCGATGCGGCCGGGCTTGCCTATGACGCCTATAAAAAAGCCATAGAAAAGAAGTCCGACGTGCTGATCATCGACACGGCCGGGCGTTTGCAGAACAAGGCCGAGCTGATGGCCGAGCTGGAAAAGATCGTTCGCGTTCTCGGCAAGCTCGATCCGGACGCGCCGCATACCGTGCTTCAGACGCTGGATGCTACGACCGGGCAGAACGCCCTGCAGCAGGTGGAAATCTTCCGCAATGTTGCGGGCGTGTCCGGTCTCGTCATGACCAAACTTGACGGCACGGCGCGCGGCGGCATCCTTGTGGCCATTGCTGCCAAGCACAAGCTGCCCGTCTATTTCATCGGCGTGGGCGAGGGGATCGACGATCTCGAACCCTTCGAGGCGAAGGACTTCGCCAGCGCCATCGCAGGCATTGCCTGATCGTTAGAGCATTTGGGTGTTTCGCTGATACGCCCAAATGCTCTATCTCTTTGTTTACGCAATTCCGGACGCGAAACCGGTTTCCACTTTCGCTGGAATTGCTCAAGATTTTGAAGGAAGCTCGTCAATGACTGACGAAAGCCTGAACCATAAGACTGCCGCCCTTGCCAAGCCGCGCGAGAATGCCGGGCTGAAGCTGGCACTGGAACTCGGGCCCATTCTGGTCTTCTTCTTTGCCAATCTGCGTGGCGAATGGCTGGTGAAGCATTTTCCGGTGCTGGAAAAGCTGGGTGGGCCGCTTTTCGTGGCGACCGCCTTCTTCATGGTG
It includes:
- a CDS encoding threonylcarbamoyladenosine tRNA methylthiotransferase MtaB; protein product: MSSVEVITFGCRLNIYESEVMKAEAAKAGLTDAILVNTCAVTAEAVRQARQAIRRARRENPSTRIVVTGCAAQVAAHDFAAMPEVDAVIGNDDKLKAEAYRALPDFGVSAQEKARVNDIMSVTETAPQMVRLIDGHVRAFVQVQNGCDHRCTFCIIPYGRGNSRSVPMGAVVDQVRELAASGYREVVLTGVDATSYGSDLPGAPTLGLLAKTILKQVPEIRRLRLSSIDSIEADRHLMDLIADEPRFMPHLHLSLQHGDDLILKRMKRRHARADALAFCADVRRLRPDMAFGADIIAGFPTETEEAFGNSLALAEEIGIAHLHVFPFSPREGTPAARMPQLDRRLVKERAARLRELGERLAQAHLAAMAGTRQIVLAERGGLAHTENFTSVRTPDMAPGTFAEVTISGHDGKHLIYANAAHAA
- a CDS encoding L-ascorbate metabolism protein UlaG, beta-lactamase superfamily, translated to MAFKASGNSYYKGPVTDHFDGNRFYNPAGVEPGGLSKVLQWRFREKPQPWPPAVDSPFPKAKPEIRLEGHRLRLTMVGHASMLIQTHGFSILTDPVWSERVSPFTFAGPKRANEPGIRFEDLPPIDVVIVSHNHYDHLDIATLKRLVRVHNPLIVTPLGNDTIIRRSIADARIRTMDWGDRFDFGHGLVFHCEPAHHWSARGVNDRRFALWAAFVLETPGGLIYHIGDTGFHDGINYRAAGEKYGRFRLAILPIGAYEPRWFMKAQHQNPEEAVEGMRLCNAAYAAGHHWFTFQLTNENIYHPERELHAALHAAGISRERFPALQPGAVFDVPQV
- a CDS encoding fused signal recognition particle receptor yields the protein MALGFIKKVFSFGKKDDEAARPSEVVETAASQPISPPEGEMPGRAEGGAPSADVRVEAAREAAAETHDVDLTKEEAIERTEWDADLPDPAPAPGISQETAEEFAAEHAPAEEPVHVTDIDHEEAEALADWDAGMPEPEPEAATPLSPLEGEMSLQPTEADAPGVEAAAEKPAESAPESLAEPSPPHPALRATFSPGGEEGGSTPALPKGFASAADRKAEPAAPAPAPKQSWFQRLKAGLFRTSSQLTQQISSLFTKRKLDDDTLEELEELLIRADLGVETAMRVTGALSAERYGRDVTGEDVSRIMAGEIEKVLAPVAKPLELDLNHKPHVILVVGVNGTGKTTTIGKLAAKLSGAGLKVMLAAGDTFRAAAIEQLKIWAGRTGSEFIGTQLGADAAGLAYDAYKKAIEKKSDVLIIDTAGRLQNKAELMAELEKIVRVLGKLDPDAPHTVLQTLDATTGQNALQQVEIFRNVAGVSGLVMTKLDGTARGGILVAIAAKHKLPVYFIGVGEGIDDLEPFEAKDFASAIAGIA
- a CDS encoding diaminopimelate epimerase, coding for MSERVPFAKMNGLGNKILVIDMRGRKDRVTPAAAIALDGGPATKFDQIMAIHDPKLDGTDAYIDILNCDGTRAQACGNGTRCVVQALAAETGKQTFTFQTIAGILNAKEHENGLISVDMGEPVFDWDRIPLAEEFHDTSRIELQIGPIDNPVLHSPSVMSMGNPHAVFWVENDVWSYDLEKFGPLLENHPIFPERCNITIAQVTSPTSMTTRTWERGAGLTLACGSAACSAAVSGARTGRTGRKVTINVASAIPPGSLELEWRLDNHVVMTGPATWEWSGTVDPVTGEWQADEAVAV